One segment of Nyctibius grandis isolate bNycGra1 chromosome 11, bNycGra1.pri, whole genome shotgun sequence DNA contains the following:
- the LOC137669041 gene encoding keratin, type II cytoskeletal 8-like isoform X2 — protein sequence MSITITRKSMRSTSAVPTRSFSSHSYTAGPAVRMSTASAFGTYGGSRYGPTLYRGPAVVPGVTGGGITAVSINQSLLTPLNLEIDPSIQRVRKEEKEQIKTLNNKFASFIDKVRFLEQQNKMLETKWSLLQSPKPPRTDLAGLFEAYVGALRRQLEGLGQERLRLEAELGNMQGLVEEFKNKYEEEINHRTEKENEFVLLKKDVDEAYMNKVELESRLESLTDEINFLRQLYEEEVRELQSQISDTSVVLSMDNNRSLDLDGIIAEVKAQYEDIANRSRAEAESMYQIKYEELKTTAGKHGADLRSTRGEINELNRLVQRLQAEIEALKNQRTGLESAIAEAEERGELALKDARGKLGGLEAALQKAKQDLARQLREYQELMNVKLALDIEIATYRKLLEGEESRLEAGMQNLSIHTKTSGFGGGFGGGFGTSFTSSAYAVPPPALEGSPLPKARAIVIKKIETRDGKLVSESSDVLAS from the exons ATGTCCATCACCATCACCAGGAAGTCCATGAGAAGCACCTCGGCCGTACCCACCCGTTCCTTCAGCTCCCACTCCTACACCGCCGGCCCCGCCGTGAGGATGAGCACGGCCTCGGCCTTCGGCACCTACGGTGGGAGCCGCTACGGACCCACCTTGTACCGGGGTCCGGCCGTCGTGCCCGGGGTGACGGGGGGTGGCATCACGGCCGTCAGCATCAACCAGAGCCTCCTGACGCCCCTCAACCTGGAGATCGACCCCAGCATCCAGCGGGTGcgcaaggaggagaaggagcagatCAAGACGCTCAACAACAAGTTCGCCTCCTTCATCGACAAG gtcCGCTTCCTGGAGCAACAAAACAAGATGCTGGAGACCAAGTGGAGCCTCCTGCAGAGCCCCAAGCCCCCCCGCACCGACCTGGCGGGGCTCTTCGAGGCCTACGTGGGCGCCCTGCGCCGCCAGCTCGAGGGCCTGGGCCAGGAGCGCCTGCGCCTGGAGGCCGAGCTGGGCAACATGCAGGGGCTGGTGGAGGAGTTCAAGAACAA gTACGAAGAAGAGATCAACCACCGCACCGAGAAGGAGAATGAGTTTGTCTTGCTCAAAAAG GACGTGGACGAAGCCTACATGAACAAGGTGGAGCTGGAGTCGCGCCTGGAGAGCTTGACCGATGAGATCAACTTCTTGAGGCAGCTTTATGAGGAG GAGGTGCGGGAGCTGCAGTCCCAGATCTCCGACACCTCCGTCGTCCTCTCCATGGACAACAACCGGAGCCTGGACCTGGACGGGATCATCGCCGAGGTGAAGGCGCAGTACGAGGACATCGCCAACCGCAGCCGCGCCGAGGCCGAGAGCATGTACCAGATCAAG TACGAGGAGCTGAAGACGACGGCCGGGAAGCACGGGGCCGACCTGCGCAGCACCCGCGGCGAGATCAACGAGCTCAACCGGCTGGTCCAGCGCCTCCAGGCCGAGATCGAGGCCCTCAAGAACCAG CGCACGGGGCTGGAGTCGGCCATCGCGGAGGCGGAGGAGCGGGGGGAGCTGGCGCTGAAGGACGCGCGGGGGAagctgggggggctggaggcGGCGCTGCAGAAGGCGAAGCAGGACCTGGCGCGGCAGCTCCGCGAGTACCAGGAGCTCATGAACGTCAAACTGGCCCTGGACATCGAGATCGCGACCTACAGGAAGCTGCTGGAGGGCGAGGAGAGCAG GCTCGAGGCCGGCATGCAGAACCTCAGCATCCACACCAAGACCTCGGG CTtcgggggggggtttgggggggggtttggcACCTCCTTCACCAGCTCCGCCTACGCCGTGCCCCCCCCGGCGCTGGagggctcccccctccccaaagcccGCGCCATCGTCATCAAGAAGATCGAGACCCGCGACGGCAAGTTGGTGTCCGAGTCCTCCGACGTCCTGGCGAGCTga
- the KRT18 gene encoding keratin, type I cytoskeletal 18: protein MSFSRSSVSWGPQRPTATPGPRGGPPGSAASVYAGAGGSGSRVSITRTTSVTSSGGGGYGAGYGAGYGVNVFMGPGVVANEKETMQDLNERLATYLEKVRRLEQENRRLEGQIREAVAKKGATVTRDWGHQWDIVEELRDKIFEATVQNARAVLQVDNARLAAEDFRVKYEAELAIRLSVEGDTAALRKVLDDTNVARLQLEGETEALREELIFMRKNHEEEVKGLQAQVSNSAVTVEVDAPKSQDLGKVMAELRAQYDALAQKNLEDLEKQWGRQITESTIEITQSSKDIDAARSTVVDLRRSVQTLEIDLESLRNQKAGLEANLLEVENRYGLQMEQLNGLILRAEAELGQVRGEVQRQAEEYQALLNVKGKLEAEIATYRQLLEGGEEFSLQDALEKETTSPPQRVLDSRVVTETREVKVRVL, encoded by the exons ATGAGCTTCTCCCGCAGCAGCGTCTCGTGGGGCCCCCAGCGCCCCACGgccacccccggcccccgcggggGGCCCCCGGGCAGCGCCGCCAGCGTCTacgccggggccgggggctcggGGTCCCGCGTCTCCATCACCCGCACCACCAGCGTGACCAgttctggtggtggtggttaTGGGGCAGGTTATGGGGCTGGTTATGGGGTGAACGTATTTATGGGTCCTGGGGTGGTGGCCAATGAGAAGGAGACGATGCAGGACCTCAACGAGCGCTTGGCCACCTACCTGGAGAAGGTGCGGAGGTTGGAGCAGGAGAACCGGCGCCTGGAGGGGCAGATCCGGGAGGCCGTGGCCAAGAAAGGGGCCACCGTCACCCGGGACTGGGGCCACCAGTGGGACATCGTGGAGGAGCTGCGGGACAAG ATCTTCGAGGCGACGGTGCAGAACGCCCGGGCCGTGCTGCAGGTCGATAACGCCCGGCTGGCGGCCGAGGACTTCAGGGTCAA GTACGAGGCGGAGCTGGCCATCCGCCTCTCGGTGGAGGGCGACACGGCGGCGCTGCGCAAGGTCCTCGACGACACCAACGTGGCGCGGCTGCAGCTGGAGGGCGAGACCGAGGCCCTCAGGGAGGAGCTCATCTTCATGAGGAAGAACCACGAGGAg GAGGTGAAGGGGCTCCAGGCCCAGGTGTCCAACTCGGCGGTGACGGTGGAGGTGGACGCGCCCAAGTCGCAGGACCTGGGCAAGGTCATGGCGGAGCTGCGGGCGCAGTACGATGCCCTGGCCCAGAAGAACCTGGAGGACCTGGAGAAGCAGTGGGGGAGGCAG atcACCGAGAGCACCATCGAGATCACGCAGAGCAGCAAGGACATCGACGCAGCCCGCAGCACCGTGGTGGACCTCCGTCGCTCCGTCCAGACCCTGGAGATCGACCTGGAGTCCCTCCGCAATCAG AAAGCCGGCTTAGAAGCCAACCTGCTGGAGGTGGAGAACCGCTACGGGCTGCAGATGGAGCAGCTCAACGGCCTGATCCTGCGGGCCGAGGCGGAGCTGGGGCAGGTGCGGGGTGAGGTGCAGCGTCAGGCCGAGGAGTACCAGGCGCTGCTCAACGTCAAGGGCAAGTTGGAGGCCGAGATCGCGACCTAccggcagctgctggagggtggAGAGGAGTTCAG CCTGCAGGACGCCCTGGAGAAGGAGACCACCTCCCCCCCGCAGAGGGTGCTGGACAGCAGGGTGGTGACCGAGACCAGGGAGGTGAAGGTGCGGGTGCTCTGA
- the LOC137669041 gene encoding keratin, type II cytoskeletal 8-like isoform X1, translating into MSITITRKSMRSTSAVPTRSFSSHSYTAGPAVRMSTASAFGTYGGSRYGPTLYRGPAVVPGVTGGGITAVSINQSLLTPLNLEIDPSIQRVRKEEKEQIKTLNNKFASFIDKVRFLEQQNKMLETKWSLLQSPKPPRTDLAGLFEAYVGALRRQLEGLGQERLRLEAELGNMQGLVEEFKNKYEEEINHRTEKENEFVLLKKDVDEAYMNKVELESRLESLTDEINFLRQLYEEEVRELQSQISDTSVVLSMDNNRSLDLDGIIAEVKAQYEDIANRSRAEAESMYQIKYEELKTTAGKHGADLRSTRGEINELNRLVQRLQAEIEALKNQRTGLESAIAEAEERGELALKDARGKLGGLEAALQKAKQDLARQLREYQELMNVKLALDIEIATYRKLLEGEESRLEAGMQNLSIHTKTSGYQAAGFGGGFGGSFGGGFGGGFGTSFTSSAYAVPPPALEGSPLPKARAIVIKKIETRDGKLVSESSDVLAS; encoded by the exons ATGTCCATCACCATCACCAGGAAGTCCATGAGAAGCACCTCGGCCGTACCCACCCGTTCCTTCAGCTCCCACTCCTACACCGCCGGCCCCGCCGTGAGGATGAGCACGGCCTCGGCCTTCGGCACCTACGGTGGGAGCCGCTACGGACCCACCTTGTACCGGGGTCCGGCCGTCGTGCCCGGGGTGACGGGGGGTGGCATCACGGCCGTCAGCATCAACCAGAGCCTCCTGACGCCCCTCAACCTGGAGATCGACCCCAGCATCCAGCGGGTGcgcaaggaggagaaggagcagatCAAGACGCTCAACAACAAGTTCGCCTCCTTCATCGACAAG gtcCGCTTCCTGGAGCAACAAAACAAGATGCTGGAGACCAAGTGGAGCCTCCTGCAGAGCCCCAAGCCCCCCCGCACCGACCTGGCGGGGCTCTTCGAGGCCTACGTGGGCGCCCTGCGCCGCCAGCTCGAGGGCCTGGGCCAGGAGCGCCTGCGCCTGGAGGCCGAGCTGGGCAACATGCAGGGGCTGGTGGAGGAGTTCAAGAACAA gTACGAAGAAGAGATCAACCACCGCACCGAGAAGGAGAATGAGTTTGTCTTGCTCAAAAAG GACGTGGACGAAGCCTACATGAACAAGGTGGAGCTGGAGTCGCGCCTGGAGAGCTTGACCGATGAGATCAACTTCTTGAGGCAGCTTTATGAGGAG GAGGTGCGGGAGCTGCAGTCCCAGATCTCCGACACCTCCGTCGTCCTCTCCATGGACAACAACCGGAGCCTGGACCTGGACGGGATCATCGCCGAGGTGAAGGCGCAGTACGAGGACATCGCCAACCGCAGCCGCGCCGAGGCCGAGAGCATGTACCAGATCAAG TACGAGGAGCTGAAGACGACGGCCGGGAAGCACGGGGCCGACCTGCGCAGCACCCGCGGCGAGATCAACGAGCTCAACCGGCTGGTCCAGCGCCTCCAGGCCGAGATCGAGGCCCTCAAGAACCAG CGCACGGGGCTGGAGTCGGCCATCGCGGAGGCGGAGGAGCGGGGGGAGCTGGCGCTGAAGGACGCGCGGGGGAagctgggggggctggaggcGGCGCTGCAGAAGGCGAAGCAGGACCTGGCGCGGCAGCTCCGCGAGTACCAGGAGCTCATGAACGTCAAACTGGCCCTGGACATCGAGATCGCGACCTACAGGAAGCTGCTGGAGGGCGAGGAGAGCAG GCTCGAGGCCGGCATGCAGAACCTCAGCATCCACACCAAGACCTCGGGGTACCAGG CAGCTGGATTCGGGGGCGGCTTCGGAGGCAGCTtcgggggggggtttgggggggggtttggcACCTCCTTCACCAGCTCCGCCTACGCCGTGCCCCCCCCGGCGCTGGagggctcccccctccccaaagcccGCGCCATCGTCATCAAGAAGATCGAGACCCGCGACGGCAAGTTGGTGTCCGAGTCCTCCGACGTCCTGGCGAGCTga